CTGGTGTATAACCCCTCTCCTGTCTCCCCTGGTGTGTAACCCCTCTCCTGTCTCTCCTGGTGTGTAATCCCTCTCCTGTCACTCCTGGTGTATAATCCATCTCCTGTCTGTCCTTGTGTATAATCCCTCTCCTGGTGTGTAATCCCTCTCCTGTGTCTCCTAGTGTATAGCCCCCCTGTCCTGTCTGTTCTGGTGTATGACCCTTCTCCTGTCTCTCCTGGTGTATAACCCCTCTCCTGTCTCTCCTGGTGTATAACCCACTCTCGTGTCTCTGGTGTATAACCCCCTCTGCTGTTTCTCTGGTGTATAACCCACTCTCCTGTCTCTCCCATTGTATTACACCCTCTCTAACCATGCCCCTCTCTGAGCAGGCGGACTTACTGTAACCAACGCCTGAAGATGTTGGTGTCTCGTTTCCACCTTCACCAGCTGGCCAATGAGAAGAGGGAGTTCATTGACCTCCAGGTGGCCTCCCACAGTGACTTCTACAACGTGGCCAAGGTCAGTggttggggaggggtggtggtgcgGGGAGCTGGGAGGATCGGGCAGGGGTTCCCCACGGAGGTCACGGATTGAGGGAGCGTGGAAGAGGACACACCTTCCACGACTGCTCTGGAGGCTGGGGGACAGCAGGAAGGAGATGTGGTGTCCGGGGcgagggaatggagagagagggaaagagacagagggagagaggaagtggaAAGCGGGAAGGAGGGAGTcgtagggagggagagagatacagagttgGAGGGGGGAAAGAGAGTTGGAGGAGGGTggtagggaggggagagaggaagggagtggatagagtgggagggagggtgaTAGAGCAGGAGGAGTGGGATAGCATTGGACATTGGGAAAGAGAGTATGGgaaggagagagtgggagggaggagatTGGAATTTGAGAGTTGCAAGAAGAAATCGATTGGACTgggatggagagaaggaagaactgagaaggagagtgggggagggatggagtggagtgagatggtgtgagtgggagagaggaagggacgGGAGGGAGATTGAATTTGGAGGTCACAAGAAGAAGTGAATTTGACtgggacggagagagggaggaactGTGAAGGAGAGTGGAGTGAGATggtggagtgggagagaggaggtgaggggaggatatgggagggagggagattggAATTTGGAGGTTACAAGAAGGAATGAATTTGACTGGGACGGAGGGAAGGAGAGTGGGCGAGGGGTGGAGTGGAGCGGgatggtgggagtgggagagagggagaatgaagaagggatggaagagggagggagagtgcaATTTGGAGacaagaggggaagggagggtttcggatggggagggggagagcaagagtgtgggaggaaagaacGCAGCCTCAAGTTGTATTAGGAAGACTCTGGTATTGCAAGCCACAGGACCTCATAtcaacccctcctccttcccccagaGACCATCGGGGAAAAAAATCGCCTGTTCCTGTCCGTATGTTATTTCTAAGAATCCCCGACGCCTACCCCAGTTCCTCTTCACAGAATTCTTTGCCCAATTACTCTCAGAATTAACGTCCGGTCAGAAGAGCCTTCCTGGAAGAGACCCCGCGATTAGACGGGGTGGTGCAGAGGGCCCGAGGCCTTACCTACTTGTCTTTTTAACGCAAACCCCCCCCATCTGTTTTCTTCTCCTTATAACTTCTCCTCCATTGCCCccgctccctctccctcccccatacACTGCCACCTTCCTCCTACCCTGCCCCTCTCTCCctaccctccccccactccccgctctctccccacccctccccccactccccctctctctcccacccctccccccactctccactctctctgtacCCCTCTTCTACTCCCCCACACTCTCtgtacccctccccctctctctcctcacccctccccactccctctgtacccctcccccactctctccatacccctccccattcccctctctcccccacccccactttcccctctctccccccaccttcccccactctcccctctccccctcccccactttcccctctgctcccccaccctcccccactctcccccctctctcacccctccccacagGTCGACACGCACATCCACGCAGCGGCCTGTATGAATCAGCACTCCCTCCTGCGTTTCATCCGCCACACGTACACGCGAGACCAGGACAGGGAGGTTCACCCGATCCCAGGACGGGACCTTCACCCTGGGCAGCTATTCCAGAGCTGGGCCTCGACCCCAACCACCTCGACATCGACGCACTCAACGTGCACGCGGTAAGCTGCCCctcccacctccacactcccctccctcGCCAACACTCTCCACCTACCTTCCTCACGCCTGCCTCCCAGCTAACCCCTCCccgtccctctccctcaccccgccctcctctcccacacccctcccccctcgccgccccctcaccctcccttctTCACCACCTGATTCCCTCATCCTCCACCctcgccacccctcctcctcaccgtccctctcccacacccctccctcctcaccgtcctctctcactccttcctcgcctccctctccctcaccgtCCCTGTTCAtcgtccctctccctcacccctccctcctcaccacccctctccCGTATGAAGAGCACCTGCAAACGAAACCAGTTGGTTTGGCCGATCACGCTGTTGAAGTGTTTAAAACAGCCTTTCCCCCATCAGGCAGGACCCTATTAAATCTCTTCCAGAGCCCTCACCTTAAGCCTGCGCTCTCTGGCAGAGCAATGTCCCCACACCCGAGCCGTGCCGGCACACCCAAGGAATTTTAAACTGCACAGCCGCTCCTACCCCTGTCCCCGGTCCGAGGCATCACTACCCCCGTCTCAGCCACTTCCCTCCGGCAGCCAGTTCCGTGTACGGgccgcccccacccccacccccaccccccacccccgacccccacccccacccccgacccccgacccccacccccacccccgacccccgaccccgaccccgaccccgacccGACCGACCCCCCCGGGGAAGCAGTCGCCCTATCTCGTGGCTTTCATACTCGTCTGTAAGGTCACCCCCCTACGTtcccaaggaatgaagtccccA
This genomic interval from Mobula birostris isolate sMobBir1 unplaced genomic scaffold, sMobBir1.hap1 scaffold_2355, whole genome shotgun sequence contains the following:
- the LOC140192733 gene encoding AMP deaminase 3-like, with the translated sequence MLVSRFHLHQLANEKREFIDLQVASHSDFYNVAKVDTHIHAAACMNQHSLLRFIRHTYTRDQDREVHPIPGRDLHPGQLFQSWASTPTTSTSTHSTCTRTGRPSRGSIASTPSTTRWERASCASCTSRPTTTSTENILPD